In Kryptolebias marmoratus isolate JLee-2015 linkage group LG20, ASM164957v2, whole genome shotgun sequence, a genomic segment contains:
- the LOC108251340 gene encoding otolin-1-like yields MHQSCVHQLILLEKMLRLSENMMLSSLLGLLVLSSTCSAQTGGPPPAGGFNRMLVPTDPTAPVSNSLICDLLFNAPVPPSIDQIPFFCICSYCKGTVGSKGERGDRGPPGEPGSSGNRGFMGFKGYRGFTGPQGIKGQKGDFGEKGSSGVAGFSGSKGERGLKGEKGDMGLSGPPGEQGPQGQMGMCPASCETIPGPPGPQGTPGPAGARGLPGLAGPDGAKGGKGDKGDMGVAGVPGANGQKGDQGMQGICECTDGADGAPGATGSKGDKGSAGAQGPQGPTGMKGDQGTAGVTGPAGPCTPAIRSSFSASLNVSYPAPFWPVTFQNVLANPQGHFNNPMSGIYTAPVNGTYVFSFHAAVGNKPLKVGLYRNFVSVIKVTETANLATVSQTVVLRLAMGDLIWLQVKDITTNGMYTDSESSSTFSGFLLTPDSCDLASGRSNPPVDLSSKFPNNP; encoded by the exons ATGCATCAGAGCTGCGTCCATCAGCTCATCCTGCTGGAGAAGATGCTGCGGCTCTCTGAGAACATG ATGTTGTCCAGCCTGCTGGGACTCCTGGTCCTGTCCTCCACCTGCTCAGCCCAGACAGGCGGGCCTCCGCCTGCCGGGGGGTTTAACCGCATGCTGGTCCCGACCGACCCGACGGCCCCCGTGTCCAACAGTCTGATCTGTGACCTGCTGTTCAACGCGCCGGTGCCGCCCTCCATCGACCAGATCCCCTTCTTCTGCATCTGCTCCTACTGCAAAGGAACTGTGGGGTCCAAGGGAGAGCGTGGAGACCGGGGCCCCCCAG GTGAGCCTGGAAGCTCGGGGAATCGAGGCTTCATGGGCTTCAAGGGCTACCGAGGCTTCACAGGACCGCAGGGGATAAAAG GTCAGAAAGGAGACTTCGGAGAGAAAGGAAGTTCTGGCGTCGCTGGCTTCTCTGGATCGAAGGGCGAGCGCGGACTCAAAG ggGAAAAAGGAGACATGGGATTAAGTGGCCCCCCAGGTGAGCAAGGACCCCAGGGACAAATGGGCATGTGTCCTGCGTCCTGCGAGACCATCCCAGGCCCACCAGGACCACAGGGGACACCTGGGCCGGCGGGGGCCCGGGGCCTGCCGGGGCTGGCGGGACCTGATGGAGCCAAGGGGGGGAAGGGTGATAAGGGTGACATGGGTGTCGCAGGTGTGCCAGGTGCCAACGGGCAGAAAGGCGATCAGGGCATGCAGGGCATCTGCGAGTGCACGGACGGCGCCGACGGGGCGCCAGGGGCCACCGGGAGCAAAGGGGACAAAGGTAGCGCCGGTGCACAGGGTCCTCAGGGTCCGACGGGGATGAAGGGCGACCAGGGCACGGCGGGCGTCACGGGCCCGGCCGGTCCCTGTACCCCGGCCATTCGCTCGTCCTTCTCCGCCTCCCTCAACGTGTCGTACCCCGCCCCCTTCTGGCCCGTGACCTTCCAGAACGTCCTCGCCAACCCACAGGGGCACTTCAACAACCCCATGAGCGGCATCTACACGGCCCCCGTCAACGGCACCTACGTGTTCTCCTTCCACGCCGCCGTCGGCAACAAGCCTCTGAAGGTCGGCCTCTACAGAAACTTTGTCTCTGTGATCAAAGTGACGGAAACGGCCAACCTCGCCACCGTCAGCCAGACCGTGGTCCTCCGCCTCGCCATGGGAGACTTGATCTGGCTGCAGGTGAAGGACATCACCACCAACGGCATGTACACCGACAGCGAGAGCTCCAGCACCTTCTCGGGCTTCCTGCTGACGCCCGACAGCTGCGATTTAGCCTCTGGCCGAAGTAATCCTCCCGTCGACTTGAGTTCAAAGTTTCCTAACAATCCTTAG